CTGATCATCTTCAGAATTACAGGGGAGCTGGGAATACATTGACAGGTAGTGTAAAGGGTGAAAGAGATTGTGGCGCTTCATTCTGGTTCAGCCAAAGTCTCTCGCACCAAGATCAGGGGGGCCTTCCTCTAGTACTCCCTTCCAAATGTATATGAGAACATATATGAGAACGTTTGACGTTTTCGGCAAACGATTCGCTGTTGGTGGCAGTGACTTTAATTTCGGCGTTGCAGTAATGTTTCTTCGCCAGTAAAGATACCAATATTTGATATCAAGGTTTGGAGACGTTTTCTATAATCCTGCTGCCAAAACTTATTGCAACACATGATTTTGGCCCTGAAATTATTCCATTTATATCTCCTGCCTGCTCATCAAGCTGGCTGCATAtgtgttcttttttaagaacctTCAGTGATGTCCATTTTCCTATTCAAAACATGTAGGCAACACTGTCACATTCTGGCAAAGCATGTGCTGCCAAAAGGTGTGCTACTATCTTAGCATGTTTCTTTGCCATTGCTCGTTCATCTACTGATGACCTGTGTGGACAGGTGGCTTCCATGATGACAGTGCATGTCAGATTCTGGATATGGTACAGGTAAACCAGTCTGCCTCTTCTGAGTCTTCTGTCTTGTTTTCTGTTAACTTGTTGAGTAGGTAAGGGAATGGTGAGCCCAATCATGTGGCGTCTTCTTGTCCTTTCCCATGCACGCATATTTCGAGTGCCGCTCTTGATGCTATACTCGTAATGTCTGTCGAAACCAAGGCAGGTATCACAGATGTACAACTTGTGCCAGATATAGTCCAGAAAGCCGTTTATGTAGTCCTGAATTGTGCCAGTTGACGGCCAGTAGGTAATTGAAAGTATAGCACACCCATCGATGATGATCGTTTCTGACTGCTGTAAATGACGAGGTGACAGTTCAACTCGCAGTTTTTGCTTTATTGTTGACTTTGTCTTCGTTATACGCATGTCTCCACTGTCGTCAAACTCTTGAGTAATGAGGTCGGTGTCAAAGGACATACCTTGTCTAACTTTGacactcttttttttttagagatgCAGAGAAACCATCTGATCTGCTTACTTCCTAAGCTTCTATTTGGGTCTTCCTACAATGACAGCCTGATCTTTATTTATTGTGTCATTGGATATTCTGTCTGTGACGATGCTTACGATGTTTTCAGTATTGTGTTCCTCAGTCAGCAGATCGATACAGGACTTCAGCTTGTCTTTATCTTGAACGTCTGATGTCACACGAGCTGGCATCTCCTCCCTGTGTGAAATTATTTGTGTTTCTGTGTCTTCCTCGCTCATGTCTGCTGTCTTTGACCAGGTCACATAAAGGCTCAGTGCCTATCGTTTAAGAACAGATTGGTTAAGAGTGATTCCCACAAGTCATCCGGGACCTTGGCCATACCGCATAAATGTTATTTCGATAATGTCTGACCACATTCCATTCCACAAACCAGGTTGATGACGCATCACATGCTGACCTCCCTTTGCGGAACTgtagacgagtaaattattttattacaatcgcatgcttaatttgtaaaaaatatatatatatcgtacctTGGCCTTATAGATACTAAAAGGTAAGGAAGTAATAGATCGAAAATCTAGGTCACCGCCTACCCTCTTGAGGAAACCCTGTTATCCCTGAAATATGCATTGTTTACTGCTACAAGCCTATGTGCCATcgattcaaaattgtttttcttcttagcTGGTCAtcatttatttgttgttgtgtgttgtgcACGCATTGCTCGGGAATTTATATCCGAACTCAAATAAAGATACGATCACAACAGCCATTCAGTGTTCCTTTACGGAAGTGGAATAGACAGCCTACCGACCGTCAACGCAGTTAATAACGGCGTAAACATCCGATGAAGTCCGAAacataattttgtaaatatccgcgaaatttaaataataatttcGGTCTGCATCGGGTGTTAACGCCGTTATTAACtgttacctgtgatatatacctgtagttgtGGCCAAGTGTATGAGTTCTTTACACAATCCAGcgttaataaaacatttttttgtgatGACCCCTGAATTGGACGTTTCAGGTGTCCGTCTCCGTGCTCTGCACTGGGTCTACccacaggtcctagcctcgtctgtcaatacatcaaatatattatatatttgatgtattgacggacgaggctaggacctgtggtCTATCTCAAAATGAGAAATGTCTGATATGGAATATAACAAAACTAGTCAGGAATACCTTCAACTGTATGTACAACAAGACTACATCGACCATGCTGAGCTGATGGAGAACAAGACCATGTTTGCTGTCAGAGCGCTTACGTGGCAACTGAAGAGTTCTACACCAAGACGGCAATTTTTAATCCAATATCCGCTGAGAGCACGACAGCTATTAAGTCAGTTGAGAAATCCTTGTTTGTAGATTAGATCACCATGACAGAAGAAACTGGAAATTTGTTCGCAAAAGGTAACTCGAAGTTTGTTCTTATTTGTAACGCTAGCAAGAAATATTTTCCAATGCCAAATTGGTTTGCAGAAAGATAATGAAAACCCAATTTGGATGCTACGATTCTGTTGGGTAAAACGCCATCGATGGTTGTACCCATGCCGGTATTTTCACACAAATTGCAGGCTCGTCATACCGATATTGACGGTAACGGCCATGTGGCTACCTATGAGTACTTCCCGTTTTGTATGGAAAGCGCGATGGAAGCTTCTAAAGCAGGGTTTACCGTCAAACTGTCAGTAATGTGGCGGATATAGCATTCTTGTATTCACTAAAAGAGGGAACGGAATTGATGATCCTCACCTGGCAATGTGAAAATAACGCTTCCAAAATGCATTTTATCATTATGGGTGAGACTGGCAAACTATTCGAATGTTCGTTCTTATTTAGTGAAAACAAGCTGAAACCAATACAAGTCAAACTGTGATGGATGTCGAGATGTATATGAAAACTATTTAACCTAGAGACCGTAAATACTATAGTGGCAGTAACTGTTTTTATGTGACGAATTAAAAGAAAAAGGTGGAcgtatatatagagaaaaagTTCAGGTGAATGAAATAGACCGTATCTTCTACACTGTGGTTAATGATCCACAGAGTAAAATTCTAGTCCTACAACTGTTTTTAACCTTTTCCGTGTGCAAATGAATCTTAAATGGCTAATACTTTATCCAATTTAGTAACTAGGCTACCGCAGTTGATTCTATATAAGGTTGTTCTGGAGCCTCAAGTTATCtatctttttattgttttatcttCGGTTTTCAGACAGTATATTCCCACCCAAACTAAAGCaggaagaaaatgaaaatgctaGTTTTTGGAAATGATTTTTCTCTGGAAATTACCGATCGATCACCTCATTCGGCACACCTCTACAGATTATTCTACCCTAAACTGAATCTACCGAGGTGTGCCGAACGTTAATCCCTGTGTCTCGCTCGCCTGACCGACGTTGCATGTTGTTCTGAAGTTAGTAATGATAACCTCACGCGATATAGACATTGCGTTATCTTTGATTAAAAAGATGCAATCTTTCCATGACCTTTAAGGGTTATCTTAGTAACCAGTGttttaagtgatattttaatAGCTTATATATCCCTATGATGtaatttaacagaagtaacttgatcaaATTTAGTCTGTATCTTGGCTAACCATAGGTATAGCTGTCGACATGgtatttgttaagctgtttgtaaagTTGAACAAAACATGCAAGCAATGACACTGCATTTATTAAAAACTATGAACATGGCTTGAGTTTGAGGTAAAAGTTGCATGTTTCTGAACAAGCCTCCACAGTCTTGAAAACATCCTTTTTACTATgatcagggcccagttgttcaaaaggtgattagcttaatcacttgattagtgaaattTTCGTCTCTCTTTTACTTCAAAAacctgtgtatgtatattcCTTAAAACAGTCAGGTAGGAAGAGACGGACGAGTGTTATAGTTccataaaattttgtcaagtttgTTTTACTAGAAAtaattttatcaggattttgaaattgttgttaaactgtgattagcctaatcactttttaaacaactgggccctgatgtcttattaatttgaaataggagtaattttattgatttaaatgtCGCCCTTTATACcatttttgtgtaatattattgaCAGCCGCCATTTGAATTTCAACATCGCAAGTGTTTACACGTACGTGACGTCAAATGCTCCCATGTGTGGTAAAGACACTTGTCAGAATAACAGCATGATTATTTTTGGGATTTGATAATTTTGGTGACCTTAAATCATTCACTACTGCATCTTTCCACAATGTCAGTAACGCTACAGAAGAAACTGTAAGCAACACATTGGTATGTAACATGACTAGTTTTGTGCAAATGTGGAGATATTTATTCGTTTTTAAATTTCAGCATTATTCCCCTCTCTATAAGACTTAATAAACTGGTTTACAGATAATTTGATGTAAGGTTATCCTAATTAATGTCATGATATTGTATtagggggttgggggttggggttTTGGAGGGATTaaattaatacattgtacacattttACCTTGgcaatattgaaaataagtGTGATATATAGAGAATAACCCTAGAGATTTCAGAGTTGAGAATCACCTTGTGAATGTATGCTGGGAGGATAATTCATTAATGTGTGTTGAAAATGAAACCAATCTTATGAAAAAGGTatcatttaaatttttcatttcGTCTTATTTTGGATGGTCTGGTGGCGAATTGGTAACGCACTCGCTGTAACATGTGGTTCACATGCCTGGCCACGTGTAGTTGTTCTCTTTGGTTATCTGATGTCCTCCTACATAAGATTCCTTGTGTGCTTCTAtcgtttaaacattttttcatTGAATTGGCCACAGCATATATAActacaaacatatttattgggACTTGAAAAAAGTCGTCAgttgttataatataaatgacGTTAAGATTTCATtatgtcaaattaaaaaaaatgattctgTTCTTGCTCAATGATTCTAATAAGACCACAAAGAGGCCATTCAGGAAAGAGGCGCAGGTTTTATACAACTTTTATTATAAATCTTTACGTAGATAACATTGACTTTTTACATAAAGACATGTAAACATTACAGCAATAGATGGGTACaagattttaaataaaatatggtACCTGGTTTTATTTGTGATCTTGTGAAGAAAAAGGTTTGATATACTTTCAGGAAACTAACACGATTACAACATTTAACGAACCAGGGGCTagaaagacaaaatattgaaagagCCATTTCATGCGGGGGACCACCCATATGTTCATATTTATATcagaatattaattttgtaattttctgtTACCTTATTTGTTAGCTTTAATGAACTTCACAGTTGCGGGATGATTGTGAATGGCatgaaatacaacaaaacataagTATTTCACAATACCCGGTGTGATTATAATAGGCCATTTGTAGGATTAGTTTTATCTTTTTGATATCTAATACTGAATTCTTGCTGAAAATGATATTCATTCATGTGCTTTGAAAAACACcttttaatgatataaatatttttttgattttttttttaaattaatgtatttgcACATGGATTGGATTTCTTATTCGTACgtaaacaaaatattcttttttacGGAAGGCCGTAGCGATCTAATCTGAAGTTTTTGTTTTACGATTTGAAATGTCcttttcattatatgaagtgttTTTGTTTCATGATGTGAATCAGtcgtttcattcaaatgaagTGGTAATTTCTTGTATGAAGCGGTAATTTCTTGTATGGAGTGGTCGTTTCTTTATGTATTAAGTGCTCGTTTTATTATATGAAGTATTCGTTTTATTATATGAAGtggtaatttcattatttaaagtgataatttcattacataaagtggtaatttcattatttaaagtgataatttcattacataaagtggtaatttcattatataaagTGGTAACTTTATTATATGAAGTGgtaatttcattatataaagtgatactTTCATTACATAACGTGTTAATTTCATCATATAAAGTGGTAATGACATAATTAAAAGTGGTAATTTTATTATATGAAGTGGCTATTTTATTATTTGCGGTGGTAATTTAAATATATGAAGTAATAATTTCATCAAATGAAGTGgtaatttcattatataaagTGGTAACTTCATAATATGAAGTGgtaatttcattatatgaagaggtaatttcattatataaagtagtaaatttcattatataaagtggtaaattcattatttaaatatgtaaattcattatataaagtggtaatttcattatatgaagtggttattcattatataaaatggtaaatttattatataaagttgtaatttcattatataaagtggtaatttcattatatgaagtgatacTTTTCATTATGTGAAATGAAACAATCACTGCATAATACATAAGGCAGCTACGGCGTTCCATATTTATAGTTTTTCTATTGAATGAAATCGCTCCAAATATTAATAGACACACGTGATGTTCGCACATTTTGTTCTTGGCgctatatattatagatactcAATTACCATCGAATTGGGTACAGTCTCCAATTTACTCGTCGTGGAAGTGGTCCACCTGACAAGGAAGAACAACATGACGCACTACATCATCAAGACTATCACTGGGGCACAAGGGAAGCTTATTTTCAGAGGTCTACCATTCGGGTATTTTGATCATTCAggtaactttttaaaattcgttataataatatatcacaTACGGTCGGTTTACCAATCTTAAGGGTAGACAATTAGTTTCGATTGTTGTGGCCTCGACCCCTATGAATTTTACTGACCCTCCTTGGTTTCATTGTAGGTCAGTTCAGACTTATGGCAAGTAAAGGTAGAAAAAGTCCCCCTATGTGGATATCgataattcatttattgatttccataaatcatttattgatttttgatcagaaaacaaaatggcaaacAGGCTGGAATCTTGGATTTTTCGTGAAGGAaatttgttttcgttatttctttaaaaatactGGAGTGATATTCCTCAGACtttatgtgtaggttccccttgatctCTAGTTGTGCCAAATCAATtcagatttttgatcagaaaagtAAAATGACCGTCAAATGGCTATCACGAATTTTGACATTAGAAATATGTTACAACTATCCCTTGAAAAGCATACTTCAGGAATggttctcaaacttcacatgtgaGTTCCCCTTCGTCTGAAGCGTCTAAAGTTGTGCCAAATCATCTTTATTTGACTGTTAAAAATGCTATATCTGATACTCGCTAATCAGCCATACATACAACCAACAAACATCATataatggtgggcaccaagatccgTCTGCGATCTCTTATTAAATTAGGCCCGTGTATAACTTTACCATCCTATATCTCAGTGCACCTCGATATGAAGCTCTATATATTTCTTTGTCATAGCATATTGTACGTATGTATTCCTGAAGTGATTATGGTAATTGTAGTAATGATTGCATCAACATTTCATGCGTTATTTCATTTCTCCCATTTTTCTGGTATGACAAAATAGCATGCACTGGAAAACAATATCATGACGTCAAGGCATCACAATGACCTCATGTCAATATATTCTGAACCGATTCTCGAACCCGTGTAAATAAAAAAGAAGGACAGGAGAAAATCCATCATCTACATCGTTGAGGATATGACAAAATATCTCCAATCCTCGGGGTGATATTATTGGTTGTCAAACACTCAGGTTAGACAGCAAAGGATATCACTCATCGTGTCGGAAATTTCACTGTCGCACCCGCAAGATACAGGGAAGATTGTATTCATCTCCCTTCAACTGGtgttttataattacatgtctTATGAATTACAGATGTAATCAtttaacatgtaattataaaacaCCAACTGGTGTTTTATAATCTAGATTGCTGTTGGTTATAAGGTTATAGCAAGCCAAAGTGGTAAAAAGTCCCCATTTATGGATACCAAtcattcatttatggatatccataattcatttattgatttccATAGTTCATTTCTGGAATTCCAAAAATCATTCACTGATATCAATAATTAGCctatttttggatatccaaaatgaTTTATCGATTTCCAAAAATCTCTGGGTGTCAAAGGTAGACAACTCTCTCCAGTTTCtcatcggaactcctcggaataATACGCGACGAAATTATTATACCGTTTTTTTCAGATTGCTGGAAAcataaattaattacaaaaaacGTCTAATTATTGgtcataaaatgtgttttatgtataatttttGCACCGAATCGTTTGTTAAATCTAAACAAGATGCAGATTCACATTGGTACATAAACATGTGCAAGAAACGTTCATGCATGATTTTTACAGACCCTCTCTGGTTCCATGGAAGATTAGTTCAGACTCGTCCCCTACTAATTTTACGGACTCTCTGTTGTTCTATACTAGGTCAGTTCGGCTCGCCCCTACTAATTTTGTAGACTTTCTATGGTTGTATAGTAGGTCAGTTCAGACTCGCCACCTACTAATTTGACAGACTTTCTATGGTTCCATGGAAGATTAGTTCTGACTCGTCCCTTATTAAATTTTCTGACCCTCCACGGTTTCATTGTAGATCAGTTCAGACTCGTCCCCTACTAATTTTACAGACCCTCTACGGTTCAATAGTAAAGGTCAGTTCAGACTCGTCCCCTTCTAAATTTTCTGACCCTCCACAGTTCATTGTAGGTCAGTTCAGACATCGTTTCTACTAATTAAGTGGCCCTCTATGGTTCCATGGTAGGTCAGTTCAGACTCGTTCCCTACAAATTTTACTCGCCCTCTATGGTGTCATAGTGTAGGTCAGTTCAGACTCGCCTCCTACTTATTTTACAGCCCCTCTATGGTTTCATAGTGCAGGTCATGATATGTTCATACTCGCCTCCTACTTATTTTACAGCCCCTCTATGGTGCCATAGTAAAGGTCAGTTCAGACTCGTTCCCTACTAATTTTACTGGCCCTCTATGGTTCCATGGAAAAATATCcgaatttaaaatcaaaatagcCGCCAAACGGAGGCTCCCGATTggttgaaatgtaaatatttctcgATTGTGATAAAATTGTGTACAGGTACACCTTGAGACACTTGGTCACTGTCCCAACCACAGTtttccattaaaacaaaacGGCAGCAATTTACAGGACTCTGACTGgtcgaaatttaaatattgtcccTTTTATGAATTTGGTTATATATACCATGGGACACAAGTCACTTTCGTAACCTCAATTTCatctttaaacaaaatggctgccattttcTAACCTCTGATTGTTCGTAATTTAGATGTACAATCCCAATTGCTAGCAATAACAGACTTATACAATTCCATTGCTAGCAATAACAGAAGTCTGTTATTGCTAGCAATCCGGTGTATATCTCAGTTAATACAATTTTCACAAAACTTTGTATGCCTAGTCAGTACGATGTGTAGTTGTGCAATTTGTTCTCTTTTTTTCTTgttccaagatggccgcaaaGGCCAAACTCATATCCggttatatttccccttttttatTGATCGCAATAAACCTTAGTGTATATGTTGATAATGGGACAGCGCAAGTTTATAGCGAAAAAATCAGAGGTTGTAATCAAAATGACTGCCAGATGGAGATTTCTGATTGCTCAGAATTTAAatttgtccaattttgatgaagtttggtatataggtacacCATGGGACACGAGTCACTTTCGTATTCCCAGTGTCACATTTAAACATAGCGGCTGTCATTTGCAGTACAGAATTTTaggaaaattaattaaataagaGTTTCCCCTTAAATGCAATAATGTGTTTCTGttgaaaattttaagttaaggtaTTTCGTTCTTGGCTTGGTTTGTCATTATGACAACTGATGGGCATTTGTACCCCTGTTTCCCTGGGCATCACTTAAACTGTTTAACGTCAAGCAGGGTGTATGGAATATAATTCCTATTGACTTTCATTTGTCATGGGATAGGGATCGAACCCATATCCTTCATCACAGGGCCGAACGCTCCGCTCAAAAGTCAACAGTAAGGTAATTTCATGGGAGACAATAGGAAAAACAAAGTTCaatagaaagaagagaaaagataagatacaTCTAGGTTCTTACCTAGCAaacaatggggacagcaggtacacATTTTACACCCTACCTATGAAGATGGCCATTCTGGGTCTAATATgacaattaatatataattgtaattaagGAAGGGGGATATTTTGACTGTTTGGTAATTTTAATTTCGTTTTAATTTCTTGTTTCTCATGCtgttatatgtaaataaaatgaaGATGTTTGTCTATTTGAATATCTAATTGTTATTGTGCGTTACTCTATATCAAATGGTAAAGGTCATGTTAAATGTTGTCAAACGTCAACATCactacatatatgatatatattaccaAATCATTACAGGTCACATTCCAATATGGAACGTTATCAACCTAATGAGGGATACCTTCAATTGTATGTACAACAACGGCTACATCGACCATGCTCGACTGAGAGAGAACAAGACCATCTTTGCTGCCAGAATGCATTATGTGGCAACCGAAGAGTTCTACTCCAAGGCAGCCATTTTTAATCCAATATCCATTGAGAGCACTACTACAATCAAGTCAATTGGGCATTCTTCGATTGTAGATTCGATCACCATGACGGAAGAAGAAACAGGAACCTTGTTTGCACAGGCTAACTGTAAGTTTGTTCTTATTTGCAACGATAGCAAGAAATCTGTTCCATTGCCCGATTGGTTTGAAGAAAAATACTCAAGACCAAATTTGGATAAGGCTACAATTCTGATGAGTAAAACGCCATCGATGGTAGTACCCAAGCAGGCATTTTCACACAAATTGCAGACTCGTCATAGCGACATTGACAGTAACGGCCATGTTGCCACCCAAGAGTACTTCCGGTTTTGTATTGAATGCGCGATGGACGCTTCCAAGGCAGGATTTTACCGCCAGTTCGTGTCAGAAATGTGGCTGTATCCTGTTTTAGAGGCAGATGTTACATTCTTGGGTGAAAGCAGAGAGGGAATGGCGTTGACGATCCTCACTTGGCAGTGTGAAAGTAATGCTTccaaaatgtattttgttattttggaCGATAAAGCCAAAATTTTCGAATGTTCGTTCCTATTCAGTGAAAAGAAACTAAACCCAATACAAGTCAAACTGTGATGGACATCGAGGCATAATTATATGAAAactgttttatacagaaaaCGCGGATATTATAGTAGTAATAACTTCTTCTGCATGTATGTAACCGTTTTGATGCGATGATccaaattgaaaatgaaaagtgGGCGTATATATCTGGAAATCGGTCCAAGCAGGATTAACACATCTGACATTAATCATACCATTGATAATAATGCTATAACTGAacattaaataaacatttcacctcgtttatttttattttcgaTTCCTACCTACCAACTTTATCCATCTAATTTCGTTCATTGAcaaattcaaattattaaataaaatttgtatcaTTTAAGAAAACCTCAATCTATAATTTTTTGACACATTGACGTGAGATCAACTCATGCATTATTTGTGTCCATTTTATGCATGCTTCCTTCACGCCAATTACGTTGCGTAATGAGATTAGTTGATCAAGCTCAGAAGTCTATATACTCTATAAAAGGTACGCAATAGTGCAGTATGTATTTACAACTGAAATTATTTGACCCGTTAATTGACACAATGTTGTTATTTGGTTTAGGGATATTAAAATACAAGTCAAATAGAACAAACACTTTTGAAATACTGTTTACGAATATCAAGTCAGAAGTAGTATGATTTATGGTGAATTGGGAAGATTAAGTAGTATGTTATATAAACTGATCTCAAAGTTACATGATGAAGGCGTTTATAGATTTAAATGGGTAACTTTTGTTAGAAAT
The window above is part of the Pecten maximus chromosome 2, xPecMax1.1, whole genome shotgun sequence genome. Proteins encoded here:
- the LOC117342484 gene encoding uncharacterized protein LOC117342484, giving the protein MRDTFNCMYNNGYIDHARLRENKTIFAARMHYVATEEFYSKAAIFNPISIESTTTIKSIGHSSIVDSITMTEEETGTLFAQANCKFVLICNDSKKSVPLPDWFEEKYSRPNLDKATILMSKTPSMVVPKQAFSHKLQTRHSDIDSNGHVATQEYFRFCIECAMDASKAGFYRQFVSEMWLYPVLEADVTFLGESREGMALTILTWQCESNASKMYFVILDDKAKIFECSFLFSEKKLNPIQVKL